TGGAGGGGGCCGGCTTCAACGTGGTGGACCTGGGGGTGGACGTATCGCCGGAGAAGTTCCTGGAAGCGGTGCGGGACCACAAGCCCAAGGTGGTGGGGCTCTCGGCGCTTCTCACCACTACCATGCCAGCCATGAGGACGACGATCGAG
The Anaerolineae bacterium genome window above contains:
- a CDS encoding cobalamin-binding protein, giving the protein EGAGFNVVDLGVDVSPEKFLEAVRDHKPKVVGLSALLTTTMPAMRTTIEALKEAGVRDSVKVMIGGAPVTQRYADEIGADGYAPDAASAVDVARSLTAA